One genomic segment of Streptomyces niveus includes these proteins:
- a CDS encoding class I adenylate-forming enzyme family protein: MSSDSIHKRGLYLGVVPERAAAGGGTTPLTLDHDLDALPEAGRRLTVAELAGHVADLAGRIRAAGVLPGERVVIHKRANFDIWLLATAVARAGAVPVMLSHALDSATIAALLGRLDQPHLLTDATKLKSLAGVPLAELTKGLISVDGSGPGVASLADLAGSPSVRPVLQGLDEPALITHTSGTTGLPKLVVHTPRTMRSRLRPQLFLLALMRRRETVAIHIAFGHSRMFAAMSLCLFRSMPVLLVNEGAPDDVADFFAEHRPGLIEALPNSFLAWESLADDPRKPFASVKYFSSTFDALHPRTVRRLLKSSERRTPQFFQIYGQSEVGPAVGRPYFRRSMRRMDGRCVGYPLPGSARVRLVSQNGKRPSAANPGFIEARWDGIAKSYFGEQERYDANVHDGWWRTGDVGYRTRFGCLHMLDREVDAIPGVGSSLEIEDLVLDRLEELIELVVVPGPRSEAIPVVCTDRDRPLDLDRWRAAVAEYPQLAEPVQIPLAELPRTATLKTRRVELSRRLHEQIR, translated from the coding sequence ATGAGCAGTGATTCGATCCACAAGCGCGGCCTGTACCTGGGAGTCGTACCGGAGAGGGCGGCGGCCGGGGGTGGTACGACGCCGCTCACCCTCGATCACGACCTCGACGCCCTGCCGGAGGCGGGACGGCGTCTGACGGTGGCCGAACTCGCCGGTCATGTGGCGGACCTGGCGGGCCGGATCCGGGCGGCCGGGGTGCTGCCCGGCGAGCGCGTCGTCATCCACAAGAGGGCCAACTTCGACATCTGGCTGCTGGCCACGGCGGTGGCGCGTGCCGGTGCGGTGCCGGTGATGCTGTCGCACGCGCTGGACAGCGCGACCATCGCGGCGCTGCTGGGGCGACTCGACCAGCCGCACCTGCTCACCGACGCGACCAAGCTCAAGTCGCTCGCCGGGGTGCCGCTGGCCGAGCTCACCAAGGGCCTGATCAGTGTGGACGGCTCCGGGCCGGGAGTCGCCTCCCTCGCCGATCTCGCCGGATCACCGTCAGTGCGGCCGGTGCTCCAGGGGCTGGACGAGCCGGCGCTGATCACACACACCTCCGGCACCACCGGGCTCCCCAAGCTGGTGGTGCACACGCCGCGTACGATGCGCTCCCGGCTCCGGCCGCAGCTGTTCCTGCTGGCGCTGATGCGCAGGCGCGAGACCGTCGCCATCCATATCGCCTTCGGGCACTCGCGGATGTTCGCGGCGATGTCCCTGTGCCTGTTCCGCTCGATGCCCGTGCTCCTGGTGAACGAGGGTGCCCCCGACGACGTCGCCGATTTCTTCGCCGAGCACCGGCCGGGGCTGATCGAGGCGCTGCCCAACTCGTTCCTGGCATGGGAGAGCCTGGCCGACGATCCGCGCAAGCCGTTCGCTTCGGTCAAGTACTTCAGCAGCACGTTCGACGCGCTCCACCCCCGAACCGTTCGCCGGCTGCTCAAGTCCTCCGAGCGCCGGACACCGCAGTTCTTCCAGATCTACGGACAGAGCGAGGTCGGCCCGGCGGTCGGCCGGCCGTACTTCCGCCGGTCCATGCGCCGGATGGACGGGCGCTGCGTGGGCTATCCGCTGCCCGGCAGCGCGCGGGTGCGGCTGGTGAGCCAGAACGGGAAGCGGCCGTCGGCGGCGAACCCGGGCTTCATCGAGGCCCGTTGGGACGGGATAGCGAAGTCGTACTTCGGCGAGCAGGAGCGCTACGACGCCAACGTGCACGACGGATGGTGGCGCACCGGAGACGTCGGCTACCGCACCAGGTTCGGCTGCCTGCACATGCTCGACCGGGAGGTGGACGCGATTCCCGGTGTAGGCAGCAGCCTTGAGATAGAGGACCTCGTGCTGGACAGGCTGGAAGAGCTGATCGAGCTCGTCGTGGTGCCGGGCCCGAGGTCCGAGGCGATCCCGGTCGTCTGCACCGACCGGGACAGGCCGCTCGACCTGGACCGCTGGCGCGCGGCCGTCGCCGAGTACCCGCAGCTGGCCGAACCGGTCCAGATCCCGCTCGCCGAACTGCCGCGCACCGCAACGCTGAAGACACGCCGGGTCGAGCTGTCCCGCCGCCTTCACGAACAGATCCGGTGA